A stretch of Helicobacter pylori DNA encodes these proteins:
- a CDS encoding sugar transporter, producing the protein MMITKQSYQRFALMRVFVFSLSAFIFNTTEFVPVALLSDIAKSFEMESATVGLMITAYAWVVSLGSLPLMLISAKIERKRLLLFLFALFIASHILSALAWNFWVLLISRMGIAFAHSIFWSITASLVIRVAPRNKKQQALGLLALGSSLAMILGLPLGRIIGQILDWRSTFGVIGGVATLIMLLMWKLLPHLPSRNAGTLASVPILMKRPLLMGIYLLVIMVISGHFTTYSYIEPFIIQISQFSPDITTLMLFVFGLAGVAGSFLFGRLYAKNSRKFIAFAMILVICPQLLLFVFKNLEWVVFLQIFLWGIGITSLTIALQMRVLQLAPDATDVASAIFSGSYNVGIGSGALFGSIVIHQLGLEYIGFVGGALGLLALFWLRFITIKFKKT; encoded by the coding sequence ATGATGATTACCAAACAATCGTATCAAAGATTCGCCTTAATGCGGGTTTTTGTGTTTTCGCTTTCGGCGTTTATTTTTAACACCACGGAGTTTGTCCCTGTCGCACTCTTATCAGACATTGCGAAAAGCTTTGAAATGGAGAGCGCAACAGTAGGGCTTATGATCACTGCTTATGCATGGGTGGTGTCTCTTGGCTCATTGCCTTTGATGCTGATTAGCGCTAAAATTGAAAGGAAACGCTTATTGCTTTTTCTTTTCGCCCTTTTTATTGCTAGCCACATCCTTTCAGCGTTAGCGTGGAATTTTTGGGTGTTACTCATTTCTCGTATGGGTATCGCTTTTGCCCACTCTATTTTTTGGTCCATCACGGCTTCTTTAGTCATTCGTGTCGCGCCAAGAAATAAAAAACAACAGGCCTTAGGGCTGTTAGCGTTAGGGAGTTCGTTAGCGATGATTCTAGGGTTGCCGCTTGGGAGGATCATTGGGCAAATCCTGGATTGGCGCTCTACTTTTGGCGTGATCGGGGGCGTTGCGACTCTTATAATGCTACTTATGTGGAAATTGCTCCCGCATTTACCCAGTAGAAACGCAGGCACGCTCGCAAGTGTCCCTATATTAATGAAACGCCCGCTTTTAATGGGGATTTATTTGCTTGTGATCATGGTCATCTCTGGGCATTTCACCACTTATAGCTATATTGAGCCTTTTATCATTCAAATCAGCCAATTTTCTCCTGACATTACGACGCTAATGCTGTTTGTTTTTGGGTTAGCGGGCGTGGCGGGGAGTTTTTTATTCGGCCGTTTGTACGCGAAAAATTCAAGAAAATTTATCGCTTTTGCGATGATTTTAGTCATTTGCCCGCAACTCTTGCTTTTTGTGTTTAAAAACTTAGAGTGGGTGGTTTTCTTGCAAATTTTCTTATGGGGAATAGGGATCACTTCACTCACTATTGCGTTGCAAATGAGGGTGTTACAGCTCGCACCAGATGCTACGGATGTCGCGAGCGCGATTTTTTCGGGGAGCTATAATGTGGGGATTGGATCAGGTGCGTTGTTTGGCAGTATTGTGATCCACCAATTAGGGCTAGAATATATTGGCTTTGTGGGTGGGGCTTTGGGGTTATTGGCGCTGTTTTGGCTTAGATTCATTACGATAAAGTTTAAAAAAACATAA
- a CDS encoding carbonic anhydrase, giving the protein MKKTFLIALALATSLTGAENTKWDYKNKENGPHRWDKLHKDFEVCKSGKSQSPINIEHYYHTQDKADLQFKYAASKPKAVFFTHHTLKASFEPTNHINYRGHDYVLDNVHFHAPMEFLINNKTRPLSAHLVHKDAKGRLLVLAIGFEEGKENPNLDPILEGIQKKQNFKEVALDAFLPKSINYYHFNGSLTAPPCTEGVAWFVIEEPLEVSAKQLAEIKKRMKNSPNQRPVQPDYNTVIIKSSAETR; this is encoded by the coding sequence ATGAAAAAAACTTTTTTGATCGCTTTAGCGCTAGCCACTTCTCTTACAGGCGCTGAAAACACCAAATGGGATTATAAAAATAAAGAAAACGGCCCGCACCGCTGGGACAAATTGCACAAAGATTTTGAAGTGTGCAAAAGCGGTAAAAGCCAATCGCCCATCAACATTGAGCATTACTACCACACGCAAGATAAAGCCGATTTGCAATTCAAATACGCCGCTTCTAAGCCTAAAGCGGTCTTTTTCACCCACCACACTTTAAAAGCTTCGTTTGAGCCGACTAACCACATCAATTATAGAGGGCATGATTATGTGCTGGATAATGTGCATTTCCACGCCCCTATGGAATTTTTAATCAATAATAAAACCAGGCCTTTGAGCGCGCATCTCGTGCATAAAGACGCTAAAGGGCGCTTATTAGTCTTAGCGATTGGGTTTGAAGAAGGGAAAGAAAACCCCAACCTTGATCCTATTTTAGAAGGCATTCAAAAGAAACAGAATTTTAAGGAAGTGGCTTTAGACGCTTTCTTGCCTAAAAGCATCAATTACTACCATTTTAACGGCTCTCTCACCGCTCCTCCTTGCACAGAAGGGGTGGCATGGTTTGTCATAGAAGAGCCTTTGGAAGTCTCCGCCAAACAATTGGCTGAAATCAAAAAACGCATGAAAAATTCGCCTAACCAACGCCCCGTCCAACCTGACTACAACACCGTGATCATTAAAAGCTCAGCTGAGACCCGCTAA
- a CDS encoding NupC/NupG family nucleoside CNT transporter, protein MIFSSLLSVVGMAVLFLIAWVFSGNKRAINYRTIVSAFVIQVALGALALYVPLGREMLQGLASGIQSVISYGYEGVRFLFGNLAPNDKGDQGIGGFVFAINVLAIIIFFASLISLLYYLKIMPLFINLIGGALQKCLGTSKAESMSAAANIFVAHTEAPLVIKPYLKSMSDSEIFAVMCVGMASVAGPVLAGYASMGIPLPYLIAASFMSAPGGLLFAKIIYPQNETISSHADVSAEEHVNIIEAIANGASTGLHLALHVGAMLLAFVGMLALINGLLGVVGGFLGMEHLSLGVVLGTLLKPLAFMLGIPWSQAGIAGEIIGIKIALNEFVGYMQLLPYLGDNPPLILSEKTKAIITFALCGFANLSSVAMLIGGLGSLVPKKKDFIARLALKAVLVGTLSNFMSATIAGLFIGLNAQ, encoded by the coding sequence ATGATTTTTAGCTCTCTTTTAAGTGTTGTAGGGATGGCGGTGCTTTTTCTTATTGCTTGGGTGTTTTCTGGCAATAAAAGGGCTATAAATTATCGCACGATTGTCAGCGCCTTTGTGATTCAGGTGGCTTTAGGGGCGTTGGCTTTATATGTGCCTTTGGGTAGGGAAATGCTGCAAGGTTTAGCTAGCGGCATACAAAGCGTGATCAGTTACGGCTATGAGGGGGTGCGTTTTTTATTTGGCAATCTCGCTCCAAACGATAAGGGTGATCAAGGGATAGGGGGGTTTGTCTTTGCGATCAATGTTTTAGCGATCATTATCTTTTTTGCTAGCTTGATTTCACTTCTATATTATTTAAAAATCATGCCTTTATTTATCAATCTCATCGGTGGGGCGTTGCAAAAATGCTTAGGCACTTCTAAAGCAGAAAGCATGAGCGCAGCGGCTAATATTTTTGTAGCGCACACAGAAGCGCCCTTAGTCATTAAACCTTATTTGAAAAGCATGAGCGATTCAGAGATTTTTGCGGTCATGTGCGTGGGCATGGCTAGCGTTGCGGGGCCTGTGTTAGCCGGGTATGCGAGCATGGGCATTCCTTTGCCTTATTTAATCGCCGCATCGTTTATGTCCGCTCCTGGGGGGTTGTTGTTCGCTAAAATCATTTACCCGCAAAACGAAACCATTTCTAGCCATGCAGATGTTTCTGCAGAAGAGCATGTCAACATTATAGAAGCTATCGCTAATGGGGCAAGCACAGGGCTTCATTTAGCCTTGCATGTGGGGGCGATGCTTTTAGCCTTTGTGGGGATGCTCGCGCTCATTAACGGGCTTTTAGGGGTTGTAGGGGGATTTTTAGGCATGGAGCATTTGTCTTTAGGGGTGGTTTTAGGCACGCTTTTAAAACCTTTGGCCTTTATGTTAGGCATTCCTTGGAGCCAAGCCGGGATTGCCGGGGAAATCATAGGCATTAAAATCGCGCTCAATGAATTTGTGGGCTATATGCAATTATTGCCTTATTTGGGCGATAACCCTCCTTTAATCTTGAGCGAGAAAACCAAAGCGATCATCACTTTTGCGTTGTGCGGGTTCGCTAACTTAAGTTCAGTCGCCATGCTCATTGGGGGGCTTGGCAGTTTAGTGCCTAAAAAGAAAGATTTCATTGCCAGGCTTGCTTTAAAAGCGGTGCTTGTAGGCACGCTTTCTAATTTCATGAGCGCGACTATCGCTGGGTTATTCATAGGGCTAAACGCTCAGTAA
- a CDS encoding HP1184 family multidrug efflux MATE transporter — MLKKKIDLHKDSIRKLFFYYFIPLAFSMISLSTYSMIDGMFVGKKLGKEAIAAVNIAWPIFPGLIAYELLFGFGAASIVGYFLGQNKTHRARLVFSSVFYFVALSAFILSMALLPFSENIARFFGSNDALLSMSKRYIEIILMGSVFMVLHPLADVFVVNDKRPILAMVAMLIGSLANIFFNYLFIFVLEVGVQGSAIATVIGHAIGVLVLMQHFWRKKGQLYFIKRFSLSSVISSAKSGVPQSTAEFSASIMILLFNTAIMHTAGERFVSMYGIVMYNAIIFFTTLFAISQGIQPIASFSYGARNLERVRAVFVFGLKAAFCIGIFFYGAYYFLDEFLIKLYLQPSEQDPLFMQETKRAMNIYYVGYVFLGMNLLCAVFFQSIQCTKSSFIITLSHTLGFMVILLPILSHFYGINGIWVTYPIVQFLAFLVALGVTYYEIKKGVFTTYKEQNLVILKT, encoded by the coding sequence ATGCTCAAAAAAAAGATTGATTTGCATAAAGATTCGATAAGGAAGCTCTTTTTTTATTATTTTATCCCTTTAGCTTTTTCTATGATTTCACTTTCTACTTACTCTATGATAGATGGCATGTTTGTGGGCAAGAAACTGGGTAAAGAAGCGATCGCTGCGGTCAATATCGCATGGCCTATTTTTCCAGGACTCATTGCGTATGAATTGCTTTTTGGTTTTGGGGCAGCGAGTATTGTGGGGTATTTTTTGGGTCAAAATAAAACCCATAGGGCTAGGCTTGTGTTTAGCAGCGTGTTTTATTTTGTCGCTCTAAGCGCCTTTATTTTGAGCATGGCACTACTACCTTTTAGCGAAAATATCGCGCGTTTTTTTGGGAGCAATGACGCTTTATTGAGCATGTCTAAACGCTATATTGAAATCATTTTAATGGGCTCTGTTTTTATGGTTTTGCACCCTTTAGCAGATGTTTTTGTGGTGAATGACAAACGCCCCATTTTAGCGATGGTAGCGATGTTGATTGGCTCGTTAGCGAATATCTTTTTCAATTACTTGTTTATTTTTGTTTTGGAAGTGGGGGTTCAAGGCAGCGCAATAGCCACCGTGATAGGGCATGCGATAGGGGTTTTAGTCTTAATGCAGCATTTTTGGCGCAAAAAAGGGCAATTGTATTTCATCAAACGATTTTCCTTGTCTTCAGTCATTTCTTCAGCTAAAAGCGGCGTGCCTCAAAGCACGGCAGAATTTAGCGCTTCTATTATGATTTTATTGTTTAATACCGCTATCATGCACACGGCTGGGGAAAGGTTTGTGAGCATGTATGGGATCGTTATGTATAATGCGATTATCTTTTTTACGACTTTATTTGCGATTTCTCAAGGCATCCAACCGATTGCGAGTTTTAGCTATGGGGCTAGAAATTTAGAACGCGTGCGAGCCGTGTTTGTTTTTGGTTTGAAAGCGGCGTTTTGTATAGGGATTTTCTTCTATGGTGCTTATTATTTCCTAGATGAATTTTTAATCAAGCTTTATTTGCAGCCAAGCGAACAAGACCCCCTTTTTATGCAAGAGACTAAAAGAGCGATGAATATTTACTACGTTGGCTATGTTTTTTTAGGCATGAATTTGTTGTGCGCGGTGTTTTTCCAATCTATTCAGTGCACTAAAAGTTCGTTTATCATCACTCTTTCGCACACGCTGGGGTTTATGGTTATTTTATTGCCGATTTTAAGTCATTTCTATGGGATTAATGGCATTTGGGTAACTTACCCTATCGTGCAATTTTTAGCGTTTTTGGTAGCGTTAGGGGTAACTTATTACGAAATCAAAAAAGGGGTTTTCACCACTTATAAAGAGCAAAATCTCGTTATTTTGAAAACTTAA
- a CDS encoding tRNA 2-thiocytidine biosynthesis TtcA family protein has product MAYEISKKVLHIVGKTNATYKLIEEGDKILLGLSGGKDSIMLACILARMQKHAPFKFDFKAVTVHYGLGENLKWLSDLCEEQGIEHEIIYTQIAATINEKRREKSSFCSFCSRLRRGTLYSKALEEGYNKVAIAHHLDDAVESFFMNFTYNGSLRSMPPIYRAENGLLVIRPLIKVREASSIHFVTSQNIPVAPDCNCPAKQPTSDKPPIARLATKNFLKEMQNLHPRFFDSLENAFNNVQANSFSDAKYLDA; this is encoded by the coding sequence ATGGCCTATGAAATTTCCAAAAAAGTCTTACACATTGTAGGCAAGACAAACGCCACTTACAAACTCATAGAAGAAGGCGATAAAATCTTGTTAGGGTTGAGTGGGGGCAAGGATTCTATCATGCTCGCTTGCATCTTAGCCAGGATGCAAAAACATGCCCCTTTCAAATTTGATTTTAAAGCGGTTACCGTGCATTATGGTTTGGGTGAAAATTTAAAATGGTTGAGCGATTTGTGCGAAGAACAAGGCATTGAGCATGAGATCATTTACACCCAAATCGCTGCCACGATCAACGAAAAACGCCGTGAAAAAAGCTCGTTTTGTTCGTTTTGCTCTCGTTTGAGGCGAGGGACTTTGTATTCTAAGGCTTTAGAGGAAGGCTATAATAAAGTCGCTATCGCACACCATTTAGACGATGCGGTGGAGAGCTTTTTTATGAATTTCACTTATAACGGGAGTTTGAGGAGCATGCCCCCCATTTATAGGGCTGAAAACGGCTTGTTGGTGATCCGCCCTTTGATTAAGGTTCGAGAAGCCAGCAGCATTCATTTTGTCACTTCTCAAAATATCCCCGTCGCCCCTGATTGCAATTGCCCAGCCAAACAGCCCACTTCCGATAAACCCCCTATCGCGCGATTAGCCACTAAAAATTTCTTAAAAGAAATGCAAAACTTGCACCCTCGTTTCTTTGATAGCTTAGAGAATGCGTTTAATAATGTCCAAGCGAACAGCTTTAGCGACGCTAAGTATTTAGACGCTTAA
- the gltX gene encoding glutamate--tRNA ligase, with protein sequence MSLIVTRFAPSPTGYLHIGGLRTAIFNYLFARANQGKFFLRIEDTDLSRNSIEAANAIVEAFKWVGLEHDGEILYQSKRFEIYKEYIQKLLNEDKAYYCYMSKDELDALREEQKARKETPRYDNRYRDFKGTPPKGIEPVVRIKVPQNEIIVFNDGVKGEVKVNTNEIDDFIIARSDGTPTYNFVVTIDDALMGITDVIRGDDHLSNTPKQIVLYKALNFKIPNFFHVPMILNEEGQKLSKRHGATNVMDYQERGYLKEALVNFLARLGWSYQDKEVFSMQELLECFDPKDLNSSPSCFSWHKLNWLNAHYLKNQSAQELLKLLKPFSFSDLSHLNPTQLDRLLDALKERSQTLKELALKIDEVLTAPIEYEEKVFKKLNQALVMPLLEKFKLALDKTDFNDESALENAMHKIIEEEKIKAGSFMQPLRLALLGKGGGIGLKEALFILGKTESVKRIEAFLKS encoded by the coding sequence ATGAGTTTGATCGTTACGCGCTTCGCTCCATCGCCCACTGGCTACCTCCACATAGGAGGCTTAAGGACAGCCATTTTTAATTATCTTTTTGCACGAGCCAATCAAGGAAAGTTTTTTTTACGCATTGAGGATACGGATTTGAGCCGTAACTCCATAGAAGCGGCTAACGCCATTGTAGAGGCTTTCAAATGGGTGGGGCTAGAACACGACGGAGAAATCCTCTATCAATCCAAACGCTTTGAGATTTATAAAGAATACATTCAAAAACTCTTAAACGAAGACAAAGCCTATTATTGCTACATGAGTAAAGATGAATTGGACGCTTTGAGAGAAGAGCAAAAGGCTAGGAAAGAAACCCCACGCTATGACAATCGTTATCGTGATTTTAAAGGCACGCCTCCTAAAGGCATAGAACCTGTGGTAAGGATCAAAGTCCCCCAAAATGAAATCATTGTTTTTAATGATGGGGTTAAAGGCGAAGTGAAAGTGAACACTAACGAAATAGACGATTTTATTATCGCCAGGAGCGATGGGACGCCTACTTATAACTTTGTGGTTACCATTGATGACGCTTTAATGGGGATTACTGATGTGATTAGAGGCGATGATCACCTTTCTAACACCCCTAAACAAATCGTTCTCTATAAAGCTTTGAATTTTAAAATCCCTAATTTTTTCCATGTGCCGATGATTTTGAATGAAGAAGGGCAAAAATTAAGCAAACGCCATGGGGCCACTAATGTGATGGACTATCAAGAAAGGGGCTATCTTAAGGAAGCTTTAGTGAATTTTTTAGCGCGTTTGGGGTGGAGCTATCAAGATAAAGAGGTTTTTAGCATGCAAGAATTGTTGGAATGTTTTGACCCTAAAGATTTGAATTCTTCGCCCAGTTGCTTTAGCTGGCACAAGCTTAATTGGCTCAACGCTCATTATTTGAAAAACCAAAGCGCGCAGGAATTGTTAAAACTTTTAAAGCCTTTTAGTTTTAGCGATCTTTCTCATTTAAACCCCACTCAATTGGATCGCTTGTTGGACGCTCTCAAAGAAAGATCTCAAACCTTAAAAGAATTAGCCCTTAAAATAGATGAGGTTTTAACCGCTCCTATAGAGTATGAAGAAAAGGTTTTTAAAAAACTCAATCAAGCGCTCGTCATGCCCTTGTTAGAAAAATTTAAATTGGCGTTAGATAAAACTGATTTCAACGATGAAAGCGCGCTAGAAAACGCCATGCACAAAATCATTGAAGAAGAAAAGATTAAAGCGGGTAGTTTTATGCAGCCTTTAAGATTAGCCCTTTTGGGTAAGGGAGGCGGGATAGGCCTTAAAGAAGCGCTTTTTATTTTAGGCAAAACAGAGAGCGTCAAAAGGATAGAGGCATTTTTGAAAAGCTAA
- a CDS encoding MFS transporter, which produces MRFLGLFIVLPVISLYADSFHSSSPLLIGLAVGGAYLTQIIFQTPMGILSDKIGRKVVVMVCLLLFLVGSLVCFIANDIITLVIGRFIQGMGALGGVISAMVADEVKEEERTKAMAIMGAFIFISFTISMAIGPGVVAFFGGAKWLFLLTAILTLLSLLMLLKVKDAPKISYQIKNIRAYQPNSKALYLLYLSSFFEKAFMTLIFVLIPLALVNEFHKDESFLILVYVPGALLGVLSMGIASVMAEKYNKPKGVMLSGVLLFIVSYLCLFLADSSFLGKYLWLFILGVAFFFIGFATLEPIMQSLASKFAKANEKGKVLGQFTTFGYLGSFVGGVSGGLSYHHLGVSNTSLIVVALGFIWGLSLFLLHNPSKQKNVYFPLDAYNEEQFETLGDKIIEWYVNISEEIIIVKYNSDHISEEEIIRLSRKFRK; this is translated from the coding sequence TTGCGGTTTTTGGGGCTTTTTATTGTTTTGCCGGTCATTAGTTTGTATGCGGATAGTTTCCATTCAAGCAGTCCCTTGCTTATAGGTTTAGCGGTGGGTGGGGCGTATCTCACGCAAATTATTTTTCAAACCCCCATGGGCATTCTTAGCGATAAGATAGGCCGTAAAGTGGTGGTTATGGTGTGCTTGTTGTTGTTTTTGGTTGGATCGTTAGTGTGCTTTATAGCGAATGATATTATTACGCTCGTTATCGGGCGCTTCATTCAAGGCATGGGGGCTTTAGGGGGGGTTATTAGCGCGATGGTGGCTGATGAAGTGAAAGAAGAAGAGCGCACCAAAGCCATGGCGATCATGGGGGCGTTTATTTTCATTAGCTTCACTATAAGCATGGCCATAGGCCCTGGGGTTGTGGCGTTTTTTGGGGGGGCAAAATGGCTCTTTTTACTCACGGCGATCTTAACCTTATTGAGTTTGTTGATGCTTTTAAAAGTCAAAGACGCCCCTAAAATTTCTTACCAAATCAAAAACATAAGGGCTTATCAACCCAACTCTAAAGCCTTGTATCTTTTGTATCTAAGCTCTTTTTTTGAAAAAGCGTTCATGACGCTTATTTTTGTATTAATCCCTTTAGCCTTAGTGAATGAATTTCATAAAGATGAAAGCTTTTTGATCTTGGTGTATGTGCCTGGAGCCTTATTGGGGGTTTTAAGCATGGGAATAGCGAGCGTTATGGCTGAAAAATACAACAAGCCTAAAGGGGTGATGCTTTCTGGTGTATTGTTGTTTATTGTGAGTTATTTGTGCTTGTTTTTAGCCGACTCTAGCTTTTTAGGAAAATATTTATGGCTCTTTATTCTTGGGGTGGCGTTTTTCTTCATTGGTTTTGCTACCTTAGAGCCTATCATGCAATCTTTAGCGTCTAAATTCGCTAAAGCAAACGAAAAAGGCAAAGTTTTAGGGCAATTCACTACTTTTGGCTATTTAGGGAGCTTTGTTGGGGGCGTGAGCGGGGGGTTGAGTTATCATCATTTAGGCGTTTCTAACACAAGCTTAATCGTTGTAGCTTTAGGGTTTATTTGGGGACTATCACTCTTTTTACTCCATAACCCTTCCAAGCAAAAAAATGTCTATTTCCCCTTAGACGCTTATAATGAGGAACAATTTGAAACTTTAGGGGACAAAATCATTGAATGGTATGTCAATATTAGCGAAGAAATCATTATTGTGAAATATAATTCCGATCACATTAGCGAAGAAGAAATCATTCGCTTATCGCGAAAGTTTAGAAAATAA
- a CDS encoding cation:proton antiporter encodes MHAEFFTFALIMLLIVMAPYMSRISRLPITVVEILFGSVGAYVGFIEPTKGFEIMSEIGFLFLMFLCGLEVEIYLFKKLGVSLLKRIFAYLLILYTLSFILTFSLNLEPIFMVIFPIISLGMIMTLVKDYRKEILWLDLVLKVGVIGELLSIFGLVVVDGVYSHGLGMDLIKDLGILIVFLILIIVAFQIFKTLFWWFPHLKLFVMPKSSQFNQDVRFSLMLFFSLVAIVVWLKIEMVLGAFLAGLVVSTFFPHKSELIHKLNDVGFGFFVPLFFIHVGSTLDLKLVFLNPHLILQGILIVIAMLSLHLITSTLLWRKYFKEAKHLFSFALGASMPLTFLVTTAAVGLKAQAISQNTYYALLMAAIFEGVLFTIAIKMLNKKA; translated from the coding sequence ATGCATGCAGAATTTTTCACTTTCGCGCTCATCATGCTTTTAATTGTGATGGCCCCCTATATGTCTAGAATCTCTCGTTTGCCTATCACGGTCGTGGAGATTTTATTTGGGTCTGTTGGGGCGTATGTGGGTTTTATTGAGCCAACTAAAGGCTTTGAAATCATGTCTGAAATTGGCTTTTTGTTTTTAATGTTTTTATGCGGTTTGGAAGTAGAAATTTATTTGTTTAAAAAATTAGGGGTTTCTCTTTTAAAACGCATTTTTGCTTATCTGTTGATTTTATACACGCTTTCATTCATTCTTACTTTTAGCCTTAATTTAGAGCCTATTTTCATGGTGATTTTCCCTATTATTAGTTTGGGCATGATCATGACTTTAGTCAAAGATTATCGTAAAGAGATTTTGTGGCTTGATTTGGTTTTGAAAGTGGGCGTTATTGGGGAATTGTTAAGCATTTTTGGTTTGGTGGTCGTGGATGGGGTGTATTCGCATGGTTTGGGCATGGATTTGATTAAAGATTTAGGCATTCTCATTGTTTTTTTAATTTTAATTATCGTGGCGTTTCAAATCTTTAAGACTTTGTTTTGGTGGTTCCCGCATTTAAAGCTTTTTGTGATGCCTAAAAGCAGTCAGTTTAACCAAGATGTGCGTTTTTCGCTCATGCTCTTTTTTTCCTTGGTTGCGATCGTGGTGTGGCTCAAAATAGAAATGGTTTTAGGGGCGTTTTTGGCGGGGTTAGTTGTTTCTACTTTTTTCCCTCACAAATCAGAATTGATCCACAAGCTCAATGATGTGGGGTTTGGGTTTTTTGTGCCTTTGTTTTTCATCCATGTAGGCTCTACTTTAGACTTAAAATTAGTGTTTTTAAACCCGCATTTGATCCTCCAAGGGATACTGATTGTCATAGCGATGTTGAGTTTGCACTTGATCACTTCAACCTTATTGTGGCGCAAATACTTTAAAGAAGCTAAGCATTTATTTTCATTCGCCTTAGGGGCTTCTATGCCTTTAACTTTTTTAGTAACCACCGCAGCAGTGGGTTTAAAAGCGCAAGCGATCTCACAAAACACCTATTACGCATTACTCATGGCGGCTATTTTTGAAGGGGTGTTATTCACCATTGCGATTAAAATGCTCAACAAAAAAGCTTAA
- a CDS encoding phosphopentomutase has protein sequence MQKRVVILLLDSFGIGASEDAKDFGDLGANTLGNIAKACFNNLADSNDRNGALKLPYLESLGLGLSALKATNELPLGFQSQPNLIGAYTYAQELSSAKDTISGHWEMMGAPVLFEWGYFKDKNDSFPKEILDEIMHKTKIKGYLGNCHASGTEIIKDLGEKHLETLYPIFYTSADSVFQIAAHEERFGLDNLYALCEEAFQILEPLKIARVIARPFIGTNRESFKRTANRKDYAIKPHKKLLFETFIEEKQGEVISIGKIADIYAHVGITQKFKAGSLMELCDVTLEQVKNAKNNSLIFTNFVHFDSDYGHRRDISGYANALEYFDARLKEVLDNLRENDLLILCADHGCDPSFKGTDHTREYIPVLFYHKDLQPAFLGKSESFADIGQSIAHFLGLSPLDYGKNLLNFKGQP, from the coding sequence ATGCAAAAAAGAGTGGTAATCTTATTATTGGATTCTTTTGGTATAGGGGCTAGCGAAGACGCTAAAGATTTTGGCGATTTGGGGGCGAACACTTTAGGCAATATCGCTAAGGCTTGTTTTAATAACCTGGCTGATTCTAACGATCGCAATGGGGCTTTGAAACTGCCTTATTTAGAGAGTTTGGGTTTAGGGTTGAGCGCTTTAAAAGCTACAAATGAATTGCCCTTAGGCTTTCAATCCCAACCTAATTTAATAGGGGCTTACACTTATGCGCAAGAACTTTCTAGCGCTAAAGATACGATTTCTGGGCATTGGGAGATGATGGGCGCGCCCGTTCTTTTTGAATGGGGGTATTTTAAAGACAAAAATGATTCGTTTCCTAAAGAAATTTTAGATGAAATCATGCACAAAACTAAGATTAAGGGCTATTTGGGGAATTGCCACGCATCAGGGACAGAAATCATTAAAGATTTAGGCGAAAAGCATTTAGAAACTTTATACCCCATTTTTTACACTTCAGCAGATTCAGTGTTTCAAATCGCTGCGCATGAAGAAAGGTTTGGGCTGGATAACTTATACGCTCTTTGTGAAGAAGCGTTTCAAATTCTAGAGCCTTTAAAGATCGCCAGAGTGATCGCAAGGCCTTTTATTGGCACCAATAGAGAGAGTTTCAAACGCACTGCTAATCGCAAAGACTATGCGATAAAGCCCCATAAAAAATTGCTTTTTGAAACATTCATTGAAGAAAAGCAAGGCGAAGTCATCAGCATTGGAAAAATCGCTGATATTTACGCTCATGTGGGGATCACTCAAAAGTTCAAAGCCGGTAGTTTGATGGAGCTATGCGATGTTACTTTAGAGCAAGTCAAAAACGCTAAAAACAACAGCTTGATTTTTACGAATTTTGTGCATTTTGATAGCGATTATGGGCATCGGCGCGATATTAGCGGGTATGCTAACGCTTTAGAGTATTTTGATGCACGCTTAAAAGAGGTTTTAGACAATTTAAGGGAAAACGATTTGCTCATTCTTTGCGCCGATCATGGGTGTGATCCTAGCTTTAAAGGTACCGATCACACACGAGAATACATTCCTGTTTTGTTCTACCATAAAGATTTACAACCAGCTTTTTTAGGCAAGAGCGAGTCGTTTGCGGATATTGGGCAAAGTATCGCTCACTTTTTGGGATTAAGCCCCCTAGATTATGGCAAAAACTTATTAAACTTTAAAGGACAACCATGA